The following are from one region of the Arcobacter defluvii genome:
- a CDS encoding ankyrin repeat domain-containing protein codes for MSNNHLLEKNLNEKIVANIFSSLINSEKWEMLIEMFRLRVLNINARDYRGRNALYWAISKNKTDIIKKLLELNISTEVSQNLSAINYAVYKDNIKIIKCLKNCGLDINEIDDINSTPLIYAILYNKQNSISYLIENGANIEHEDFLGNSAINLANNLKIDFLIEKFKELNN; via the coding sequence ATGTCTAATAATCATCTTCTTGAAAAGAATTTAAATGAAAAAATTGTTGCAAATATATTTTCATCACTTATTAATAGTGAAAAATGGGAAATGTTAATCGAGATGTTTAGACTACGTGTCTTAAATATTAATGCAAGAGATTATAGGGGAAGAAATGCTCTATATTGGGCAATTTCCAAAAACAAAACAGATATAATAAAAAAGTTACTTGAACTAAATATAAGTACAGAAGTTTCTCAAAATTTATCTGCTATTAATTATGCTGTTTATAAAGATAATATAAAAATTATCAAATGCCTAAAAAATTGTGGTTTAGATATAAATGAAATAGATGATATAAACTCTACTCCTTTGATTTATGCAATTTTATACAATAAACAAAATAGTATAAGTTATCTTATTGAAAATGGTGCAAATATAGAACACGAAGATTTTTTAGGTAATAGTGCAATAAATCTTGCAAACAATCTAAAAATTGATTTTCTAATAGAAAAATTCAAAGAGTTAAATAATTAA